The following are encoded together in the Coffea arabica cultivar ET-39 chromosome 1c, Coffea Arabica ET-39 HiFi, whole genome shotgun sequence genome:
- the LOC113732184 gene encoding mediator of RNA polymerase II transcription subunit 19a-like isoform X4, whose amino-acid sequence MDPDSKKFGRGPRELTGAVDLISHYKLLPHHEFFCKKSLPLSISDTHYLHNVVGDTEIRKGEGMQLDQLIQDTSFSREANARIQPFDLDVLREAFQLRETAPVDLPPSEKGIPTIAAKSKSESKDKEKKHKKHKDKDKDKDKDKEHKKHKHRHKDRSKDKDKEKKKDRSGHHDSGAEHSKKHHEKKRKHDGDEDLSDVHKHKKT is encoded by the exons ATGGATCCTGATAGCAAGAAGTTTGGAAGAG GACCTAGAGAACTTACAGGTGCTGTGGATCTTATAAGCCACTACAAACTGTTGCCTCACCACGAATTCTTCTGTAAGAAGTCACTACCCTTGTCTATCTCCGATACACACTATCTTCATAATGTGGTGGGAGACACAGAAATTAGGAAAGGTGAAGGTATGCAATTGGATCAGCTCATTCAGGACACTTCCTTTTCAAGAGAGGCAAATGCACGCATACAGCCATTTGACCTAGATGTTCTGAGAGAAGCCTTCCAATTACGGGAGACTGCACCAGTTGATCTGCCTCCT TCTGAGAAGGGTATTCCTACCATAGCTGCAAAATCAAAAAGCGAGTCTAAAGACAAGGAAAAGAAGCATAAAAAGCACAAGGACAAGGACAAGGACAAGGACAAGGATAAAGAACACAAGAAGCACAAACATCGTCATAAAGATCGGAGTAAAGATAAAgacaaggagaaaaagaaagatagaagTGGCCATCATGATTCTGGTGCTGAGCACTCAAAGAAACATCATGAAAAG AAAAGGAAGCATGATGGGGATGAAGATCTCAGTGATGTTCACAAGCACAAGAAAA CATAA
- the LOC113732184 gene encoding mediator of RNA polymerase II transcription subunit 19a-like isoform X3 gives MDPDSKKFGRGPRELTGAVDLISHYKLLPHHEFFCKKSLPLSISDTHYLHNVVGDTEIRKGEGMQLDQLIQDTSFSREANARIQPFDLDVLREAFQLRETAPVDLPPSEKGIPTIAAKSKSESKDKEKKHKKHKDKDKDKDKDKEHKKHKHRHKDRSKDKDKEKKKDRSGHHDSGAEHSKKHHEKFQKRKHDGDEDLSDVHKHKKT, from the exons ATGGATCCTGATAGCAAGAAGTTTGGAAGAG GACCTAGAGAACTTACAGGTGCTGTGGATCTTATAAGCCACTACAAACTGTTGCCTCACCACGAATTCTTCTGTAAGAAGTCACTACCCTTGTCTATCTCCGATACACACTATCTTCATAATGTGGTGGGAGACACAGAAATTAGGAAAGGTGAAGGTATGCAATTGGATCAGCTCATTCAGGACACTTCCTTTTCAAGAGAGGCAAATGCACGCATACAGCCATTTGACCTAGATGTTCTGAGAGAAGCCTTCCAATTACGGGAGACTGCACCAGTTGATCTGCCTCCT TCTGAGAAGGGTATTCCTACCATAGCTGCAAAATCAAAAAGCGAGTCTAAAGACAAGGAAAAGAAGCATAAAAAGCACAAGGACAAGGACAAGGACAAGGACAAGGATAAAGAACACAAGAAGCACAAACATCGTCATAAAGATCGGAGTAAAGATAAAgacaaggagaaaaagaaagatagaagTGGCCATCATGATTCTGGTGCTGAGCACTCAAAGAAACATCATGAAAAG TTTCAGAAAAGGAAGCATGATGGGGATGAAGATCTCAGTGATGTTCACAAGCACAAGAAAA CATAA
- the LOC113732184 gene encoding mediator of RNA polymerase II transcription subunit 19a-like isoform X1 encodes MDPDSKKFGRGPRELTGAVDLISHYKLLPHHEFFCKKSLPLSISDTHYLHNVVGDTEIRKGEGMQLDQLIQDTSFSREANARIQPFDLDVLREAFQLRETAPVDLPPSEKGIPTIAAKSKSESKDKEKKHKKHKDKDKDKDKDKEHKKHKHRHKDRSKDKDKEKKKDRSGHHDSGAEHSKKHHEKFQKRKHDGDEDLSDVHKHKKSKHKSSKIDEMGAIKKSLD; translated from the exons ATGGATCCTGATAGCAAGAAGTTTGGAAGAG GACCTAGAGAACTTACAGGTGCTGTGGATCTTATAAGCCACTACAAACTGTTGCCTCACCACGAATTCTTCTGTAAGAAGTCACTACCCTTGTCTATCTCCGATACACACTATCTTCATAATGTGGTGGGAGACACAGAAATTAGGAAAGGTGAAGGTATGCAATTGGATCAGCTCATTCAGGACACTTCCTTTTCAAGAGAGGCAAATGCACGCATACAGCCATTTGACCTAGATGTTCTGAGAGAAGCCTTCCAATTACGGGAGACTGCACCAGTTGATCTGCCTCCT TCTGAGAAGGGTATTCCTACCATAGCTGCAAAATCAAAAAGCGAGTCTAAAGACAAGGAAAAGAAGCATAAAAAGCACAAGGACAAGGACAAGGACAAGGACAAGGATAAAGAACACAAGAAGCACAAACATCGTCATAAAGATCGGAGTAAAGATAAAgacaaggagaaaaagaaagatagaagTGGCCATCATGATTCTGGTGCTGAGCACTCAAAGAAACATCATGAAAAG TTTCAGAAAAGGAAGCATGATGGGGATGAAGATCTCAGTGATGTTCACAAGCACAAGAAAAGTAAG CATAAGAGCTCAAAGATTGATGAGATGGGTGCGATAAAG
- the LOC113732184 gene encoding mediator of RNA polymerase II transcription subunit 19a-like isoform X2, producing the protein MDPDSKKFGRGPRELTGAVDLISHYKLLPHHEFFCKKSLPLSISDTHYLHNVVGDTEIRKGEGMQLDQLIQDTSFSREANARIQPFDLDVLREAFQLRETAPVDLPPSEKGIPTIAAKSKSESKDKEKKHKKHKDKDKDKDKDKEHKKHKHRHKDRSKDKDKEKKKDRSGHHDSGAEHSKKHHEKKRKHDGDEDLSDVHKHKKSKHKSSKIDEMGAIKKSLD; encoded by the exons ATGGATCCTGATAGCAAGAAGTTTGGAAGAG GACCTAGAGAACTTACAGGTGCTGTGGATCTTATAAGCCACTACAAACTGTTGCCTCACCACGAATTCTTCTGTAAGAAGTCACTACCCTTGTCTATCTCCGATACACACTATCTTCATAATGTGGTGGGAGACACAGAAATTAGGAAAGGTGAAGGTATGCAATTGGATCAGCTCATTCAGGACACTTCCTTTTCAAGAGAGGCAAATGCACGCATACAGCCATTTGACCTAGATGTTCTGAGAGAAGCCTTCCAATTACGGGAGACTGCACCAGTTGATCTGCCTCCT TCTGAGAAGGGTATTCCTACCATAGCTGCAAAATCAAAAAGCGAGTCTAAAGACAAGGAAAAGAAGCATAAAAAGCACAAGGACAAGGACAAGGACAAGGACAAGGATAAAGAACACAAGAAGCACAAACATCGTCATAAAGATCGGAGTAAAGATAAAgacaaggagaaaaagaaagatagaagTGGCCATCATGATTCTGGTGCTGAGCACTCAAAGAAACATCATGAAAAG AAAAGGAAGCATGATGGGGATGAAGATCTCAGTGATGTTCACAAGCACAAGAAAAGTAAG CATAAGAGCTCAAAGATTGATGAGATGGGTGCGATAAAG